ATGTTAAACAACACACGGACATATAGCGATATATGGCAAAACTGCTTGGACCAGATCAAGGCCCGGACCTCCGCCGAGGAGTTCGAAAAGTGGTTTCAGCCCATCGTCCCGCTCGAATTCGACGGCACGACGCTTCGCTTGAGGGTTCCCAACGAAAGCTACGTCCGCCAGATCGAGAAGAACTACATCCCGTTCCTCAAACCGATCATCTCGCAGCTCTACGGGCAGCAGACCCGCCTCCACTACGCCGTGCCCCGCACGACGGTCCAGGCGGTCCCCGTGGCCGCGGATTCCGACACGACGGCCATCTCGCGCTTCAACACGCAGACCAACACCGCAAATATAAAGAATCCGTTCGTAATTCCGGGCCTCAAGAAAATAATCATCGACCCGCAGCTGAATCCGAACCTTACGTTCGCGACCTTCATCGAGGGCGAGTGCAACCGGCTGGCCCGCTCGGCGGGCATGTCCGTGGCGGTGAACCCAGGAAACAACCCCTTCAATCCTCTTTATATATATGGGGATTCGGGGCTGGGAAAGACCCACATCGTGCAGTCGATCGGCCACGAGGTGCGCCAGCGCCACCCGGAGTTGCAGGTGCTGTACGTCTCGATGAACAAGTTCCAGGCGCAGTTCCAGACGGCCTACAAGAACGGCGAGATTCCCGACTTCATCCACTTCTACCAGATGATCGACGTGCTGATCATTGACGACATCCAGGAGCTGACGGGAAAGACCGGTACGCAGAACGCGTTCTTCAACATCTTCAACCACCTGCAACTGGCGGGCAAGCAGCTGATCCTCACGTCGGACAAGCCGCCCGTCGAGTTGAAGGACATCGAGCAGCGACTGCTGACCCGTTTCAAATGGGGACTGTCGGCCCAGCTCAACACGCCGGACTACGACAC
This Alistipes shahii WAL 8301 DNA region includes the following protein-coding sequences:
- the dnaA gene encoding chromosomal replication initiator protein DnaA, which codes for MLNNTRTYSDIWQNCLDQIKARTSAEEFEKWFQPIVPLEFDGTTLRLRVPNESYVRQIEKNYIPFLKPIISQLYGQQTRLHYAVPRTTVQAVPVAADSDTTAISRFNTQTNTANIKNPFVIPGLKKIIIDPQLNPNLTFATFIEGECNRLARSAGMSVAVNPGNNPFNPLYIYGDSGLGKTHIVQSIGHEVRQRHPELQVLYVSMNKFQAQFQTAYKNGEIPDFIHFYQMIDVLIIDDIQELTGKTGTQNAFFNIFNHLQLAGKQLILTSDKPPVELKDIEQRLLTRFKWGLSAQLNTPDYDTKLKIIRAKAQKLGAQITDDVVAYLADNISANVREIEGALSSLVANASFLGRKITTSLAKEILKVYVKLYQKEITIDHIIEVVCEYLNLDFARFNSTERTREIAQARQIAMYLAKQHTKAPLTTIGSAIGGRNHATVLHSCKAVTNLIETDKAFRRQVEEIEKKVLAQ